One part of the Nocardioides zeae genome encodes these proteins:
- the tuf gene encoding elongation factor Tu: MAKAKFERTKPHVNIGTIGHIDHGKTTLTAAITKVLHDKYPDLNPFTPFDEIDKAPEERQRGITISIAHVEYQTEARHYAHVDCPGHADYIKNMITGAAQMDGAILVVAATDGPMPQTREHVLLARQVGVPALVVALNKCDMVDDEELIELVEMEVRELLSEYEFPGDDIPVVRVAAFPALNGDAKWGESVAELMSAVDEAIPTPERDTDKPFLMPVEDVFTITGRGTVITGRIERGIVKVGEEVEIVGIREGSQKSTVTGVEMFRKLLDEGQAGENVGLLLRGTKREDVERGMVVIKPGTTTPHTNFEASVYILSKEEGGRHTPFFNNYRPQFYFRTTDVTGVVTLPEGTEMVMPGDNTEMAVELIQPIAMDEGLRFAIREGGRTVGAGRVTKITK; encoded by the coding sequence GTGGCTAAGGCGAAGTTCGAGCGGACCAAGCCGCACGTCAACATCGGCACCATCGGTCACATCGACCACGGCAAGACGACGCTGACGGCGGCCATCACGAAGGTCCTGCACGACAAGTACCCGGACCTGAACCCCTTCACGCCGTTCGACGAGATCGACAAGGCTCCGGAGGAGCGTCAGCGCGGCATCACGATCTCGATCGCGCACGTCGAGTACCAGACCGAGGCGCGCCACTACGCGCACGTCGACTGCCCCGGTCACGCCGACTACATCAAGAACATGATCACGGGTGCGGCGCAGATGGACGGCGCGATCCTGGTCGTGGCGGCGACGGACGGTCCGATGCCCCAGACGCGTGAGCACGTGCTGCTCGCCCGCCAGGTCGGCGTGCCGGCCCTGGTCGTGGCGCTCAACAAGTGCGACATGGTCGACGACGAGGAGCTCATCGAGCTCGTCGAGATGGAGGTGCGCGAGCTCCTCTCCGAGTACGAGTTCCCGGGCGACGACATCCCCGTCGTGCGCGTGGCGGCCTTCCCGGCCCTCAACGGCGACGCCAAGTGGGGCGAGTCGGTCGCCGAGCTCATGTCGGCCGTCGACGAGGCCATCCCGACCCCCGAGCGTGACACGGACAAGCCGTTCCTCATGCCCGTCGAGGACGTCTTCACGATCACCGGTCGTGGCACCGTCATCACGGGTCGCATCGAGCGCGGCATCGTGAAGGTCGGCGAGGAGGTCGAGATCGTCGGCATCCGCGAGGGTTCGCAGAAGTCGACCGTCACGGGCGTCGAGATGTTCCGCAAGCTGCTCGACGAGGGCCAGGCGGGCGAGAACGTCGGTCTGCTCCTCCGCGGCACGAAGCGCGAGGACGTCGAGCGCGGCATGGTCGTGATCAAGCCGGGCACGACCACCCCGCACACGAACTTCGAGGCGTCGGTCTACATCCTCTCCAAGGAGGAGGGCGGCCGTCACACGCCGTTCTTCAACAACTACCGCCCGCAGTTCTACTTCCGCACCACGGACGTCACCGGCGTCGTCACGCTGCCCGAGGGCACCGAGATGGTCATGCCCGGCGACAACACCGAGATGGCCGTCGAGCTGATCCAGCCCATCGCCATGGACGAGGGTCTGCGGTTCGCGATCCGCGAGGGTGGCCGCACCGTCGGCGCCGGTCGCGTCACCAAGATCACCAAGTGA
- the fusA gene encoding elongation factor G: MAHIDAGKTTTTERILFYTGISYKIGEVHDGAATMDWMEQEQERGITITSAATTCWWKDHQINIIDTPGHVDFTVEVERSLRVLDGAVAVFDGVAGVEPQSMTVWRQANKYSVPRMCFVNKLDRTGADFFRCVDMIVERLNSTPLVLQIPIGAESDFLGVVDLVGMRALTWRGETTIGEDYTVEEIPAELADQAAEWREKLVETLAEADDEIMERYLEEGDVFSVDELEVAIRRATLADKLNPVLTGTAFKNKGVQPLLDAVIKYLPSPLDIDAIEGHKPGDEETAILRKPADSEPFAGLAFKIASDPHLGKLTFVRVYSGKLEAGATVINSVKGRKERIGKVYQMHANKREEIASVGAGQIVAVMGLKDTTTGETLSDPSNQVVLESMTFPAPVIEVAIEPKTKSDQEKLGVAIQRLSEEDPTFTVKTDEETGQTIIAGMGELHLDVLVDRMKREFRVEATVGKPQVAYRETIRRKVANHSYTHKKQTGGSGQFAKVVISIEPNIDPETGTGAGYEFANNVSGGRVPREYIPSVDQGAQEAMQFGVLAGYPMVDVKMSLEDGAYHDVDSSELAFKIAGIQAFKEAARQAKPVLLEPMFAVEVTTPDTFLGTVIGDINSRRGQIQTQEERHGDMVVTALVPLSEMFGYVGDLRSKTSGQASYSMEFDSYAEVPTNVADEIIKKVRGE, translated from the coding sequence ATGGCGCACATCGACGCCGGCAAGACCACCACCACCGAGCGGATCCTGTTCTACACCGGCATCAGCTACAAGATCGGTGAGGTCCACGACGGCGCCGCCACGATGGACTGGATGGAGCAGGAGCAGGAGCGCGGCATCACGATCACGTCGGCCGCGACGACCTGCTGGTGGAAGGACCACCAGATCAACATCATCGACACCCCGGGCCACGTCGACTTCACGGTCGAGGTCGAGCGCTCGCTGCGCGTCCTCGACGGTGCGGTCGCGGTGTTCGACGGCGTCGCCGGTGTCGAGCCCCAGTCCATGACGGTGTGGCGCCAGGCGAACAAGTACTCGGTGCCCCGCATGTGCTTCGTCAACAAGCTCGACCGCACGGGCGCGGACTTCTTCCGCTGCGTCGACATGATCGTCGAGCGCCTCAACTCCACCCCGCTGGTCCTGCAGATCCCGATCGGCGCGGAGTCGGACTTCCTCGGCGTCGTCGACCTCGTCGGGATGCGTGCGCTCACGTGGCGCGGCGAGACCACGATCGGTGAGGACTACACGGTCGAGGAGATCCCGGCCGAGCTGGCCGACCAGGCCGCCGAGTGGCGCGAGAAGCTGGTCGAGACGCTGGCCGAGGCCGACGACGAGATCATGGAGCGCTACCTCGAGGAGGGCGACGTCTTCAGCGTCGACGAGCTCGAGGTCGCGATCCGTCGCGCCACGCTCGCCGACAAGCTGAACCCGGTGCTCACGGGCACGGCGTTCAAGAACAAGGGCGTGCAGCCCCTGCTCGACGCGGTCATCAAGTACCTGCCGTCGCCGCTCGACATCGACGCCATCGAGGGCCACAAGCCCGGCGACGAGGAGACCGCGATCCTGCGCAAGCCGGCCGACAGCGAGCCGTTCGCCGGCCTGGCGTTCAAGATCGCGTCCGACCCGCACCTCGGCAAGCTGACCTTCGTCCGCGTCTACTCGGGCAAGCTCGAGGCCGGCGCGACCGTGATCAACTCGGTCAAGGGCCGCAAGGAGCGCATCGGCAAGGTCTACCAGATGCACGCCAACAAGCGTGAGGAGATCGCGTCGGTCGGCGCCGGCCAGATCGTGGCCGTCATGGGCCTCAAGGACACGACGACGGGCGAGACCCTGTCCGACCCGTCCAACCAGGTCGTCCTCGAGTCGATGACGTTCCCGGCCCCGGTGATCGAGGTCGCCATCGAGCCGAAGACGAAGAGCGACCAGGAGAAGCTCGGCGTCGCCATCCAGCGTCTGTCGGAGGAGGACCCCACCTTCACCGTCAAGACGGACGAGGAGACCGGCCAGACGATCATCGCCGGCATGGGCGAGCTCCACCTCGACGTGCTCGTCGACCGCATGAAGCGCGAGTTCCGCGTCGAGGCGACCGTCGGCAAGCCGCAGGTGGCCTACCGCGAGACCATCCGCCGCAAGGTCGCGAACCACAGCTACACCCACAAGAAGCAGACCGGTGGTTCGGGTCAGTTCGCGAAGGTCGTCATCTCGATCGAGCCCAACATCGACCCCGAGACGGGCACCGGTGCGGGCTACGAGTTCGCGAACAACGTCAGCGGCGGTCGCGTGCCCCGCGAGTACATCCCCTCGGTCGACCAGGGTGCGCAGGAGGCCATGCAGTTCGGCGTCCTGGCCGGCTACCCGATGGTCGACGTGAAGATGTCGCTCGAGGACGGCGCCTACCACGACGTCGACTCGTCCGAGCTCGCGTTCAAGATCGCCGGCATCCAGGCGTTCAAGGAGGCCGCGCGGCAGGCCAAGCCTGTCCTGCTCGAGCCCATGTTCGCCGTCGAGGTGACGACCCCGGACACGTTCCTGGGTACCGTCATCGGCGACATCAACTCGCGTCGTGGGCAGATCCAGACGCAGGAGGAGCGTCACGGCGACATGGTCGTGACGGCCCTCGTCCCGCTCTCCGAGATGTTCGGGTACGTTGGCGACCTGAGGTCCAAGACCTCCGGCCAGGCGTCGTACTCGATGGAGTTCGACTCGTACGCCGAGGTTCCCACGAACGTCGCCGACGAGATCATCAAGAAGGTCCGGGGCGAGTAA
- the rpsG gene encoding 30S ribosomal protein S7 produces the protein MPRKGPAPKRPIDVDPVYGSPLVSQLVSKVLIDGKKQVAQRIVYSALEGAREKTGTDPVVTLKRALDNVKPAIEVKSRRVGGATYQVPIEVKPGRSTTLALRWLVGYAKDRREKTMSERLMNEILDASNGLGAAVKKREDTHKMAESNKAFAHYRW, from the coding sequence ATGCCGCGCAAGGGTCCCGCCCCGAAGCGTCCGATCGACGTCGACCCGGTCTACGGGTCGCCCCTGGTCTCGCAGCTCGTGAGCAAGGTGCTCATCGACGGCAAGAAGCAGGTCGCCCAGCGCATCGTCTACAGCGCCCTCGAGGGTGCCCGTGAGAAGACCGGCACCGACCCGGTCGTCACGCTGAAGCGCGCGCTCGACAACGTGAAGCCCGCCATCGAGGTCAAGTCCCGCCGCGTCGGCGGTGCGACCTACCAGGTGCCGATCGAGGTCAAGCCCGGCCGCAGCACGACGCTGGCCCTGCGCTGGCTCGTGGGCTACGCCAAGGACCGTCGCGAGAAGACGATGTCCGAGCGCCTCATGAACGAGATCCTCGACGCGAGCAACGGCCTCGGTGCCGCTGTGAAGAAGCGCGAGGACACGCACAAGATGGCCGAGTCCAACAAGGCCTTCGCGCACTACCGCTGGTGA
- the rpsL gene encoding 30S ribosomal protein S12 — MPTIQQLVRKGRQDKVSKNKTPALKGSPQRRGVCTRVYTTTPKKPNSALRKVARVRLSSQVEVTAYIPGEGHNLQEHSIVLVRGGRVKDLPGVRYKVIRGALDTQAVKNRKQARSRYGAKKEKG; from the coding sequence GTGCCCACCATTCAGCAGTTGGTCCGCAAGGGCCGCCAGGACAAGGTGTCGAAGAACAAGACGCCTGCCCTGAAGGGATCGCCCCAGCGACGCGGTGTGTGCACCCGCGTCTACACCACGACCCCCAAGAAGCCGAACTCCGCGCTGCGCAAGGTCGCGCGTGTGCGTCTGAGCTCGCAGGTCGAGGTCACCGCCTACATCCCCGGTGAGGGTCACAACCTCCAGGAGCACTCGATCGTGCTCGTCCGTGGTGGTCGTGTGAAGGACCTCCCGGGTGTCCGCTACAAGGTCATCCGTGGTGCGCTCGACACCCAGGCCGTCAAGAACCGCAAGCAGGCGCGCAGCCGCTACGGCGCGAAGAAGGAGAAGGGCTGA
- a CDS encoding MFS transporter — protein MSPTFRSLRNPNYRLYAAGGIVSNTGTWMQRIAQDWLVLAVAANGATALGITTALQFLPILLLSPYAGVVADRFPKRRLLQVTQVMMAAPSLLLGLLAVTGTVEVWHVYVLAFVFGIGTAFDAPARQSFVSEIVDEDDLTNAVGLNSASFNAARLVGPALAGVLIAALGGGVEGTGWVILVNALTYLPVVAVLQRLDVAALHSPERTPRGPGAVREGLRYVRRRPDLMLVLAVVFFAGTFGLNFSITSALMVTEVYGRDSAAYGIVGSAVAVGSLSGALLAASRTTVRLRLVVGAALVFGTTVILSGLLPTYWTYVVFAPVVGLTALTMITAANARMQIATDAPLRGRVMALYMMIFMGGTPLGAPVIGWIGSEYGARWTLVVGGSATVLGVLLSLALLGHLRGVWGRVLTPLRRPGSLGPRVWDDQAVQRAVNSADTPDRGGESARGRSGGAGRRTITHHRRARQSVGH, from the coding sequence GTGAGCCCCACCTTCCGTTCCCTGCGCAACCCGAACTACCGCCTGTACGCCGCCGGCGGCATCGTCTCCAACACCGGCACCTGGATGCAGCGGATCGCGCAGGACTGGTTGGTGCTCGCCGTGGCGGCGAACGGTGCCACGGCCCTCGGCATCACGACGGCGCTGCAGTTCCTGCCGATCCTGCTGCTCTCGCCGTACGCCGGCGTGGTCGCCGACCGCTTCCCCAAGCGGCGGCTGCTGCAGGTCACCCAGGTCATGATGGCCGCGCCGTCGCTCCTGCTCGGCCTGCTCGCGGTGACGGGGACGGTCGAGGTGTGGCACGTCTACGTGCTGGCCTTCGTCTTCGGCATCGGCACGGCCTTCGACGCCCCGGCCCGCCAGTCGTTCGTCAGCGAGATCGTGGACGAGGACGACCTCACCAACGCCGTCGGGCTCAACTCCGCCTCGTTCAACGCGGCGCGCCTCGTCGGTCCCGCGCTGGCCGGTGTGCTGATCGCGGCCCTGGGCGGGGGAGTGGAGGGCACCGGCTGGGTGATCCTCGTCAACGCCCTCACCTACCTGCCGGTGGTCGCGGTGCTCCAGCGCCTCGACGTCGCCGCGCTGCACAGCCCGGAGCGCACGCCACGCGGCCCGGGTGCCGTGCGGGAGGGGCTCCGCTACGTGCGTCGCCGGCCCGACCTCATGCTCGTGCTGGCCGTCGTGTTCTTCGCGGGCACCTTCGGGCTCAACTTCTCCATCACCTCGGCCCTCATGGTCACCGAGGTCTACGGCCGCGACTCGGCCGCCTACGGCATCGTCGGCTCGGCCGTCGCCGTCGGCTCGTTGTCGGGTGCCCTCCTGGCGGCCAGCCGCACGACGGTGCGACTGCGCCTGGTGGTCGGGGCCGCCCTCGTCTTCGGGACGACCGTGATCCTGTCGGGCCTGCTCCCGACGTACTGGACCTACGTGGTCTTCGCCCCCGTCGTCGGCCTCACCGCGCTGACGATGATCACGGCGGCCAACGCCCGCATGCAGATCGCCACCGACGCCCCGCTGCGCGGTCGCGTCATGGCCCTCTACATGATGATCTTCATGGGCGGCACGCCCCTGGGTGCGCCGGTCATCGGGTGGATCGGGAGCGAGTACGGCGCGCGCTGGACCCTCGTCGTCGGTGGGTCCGCCACCGTGCTCGGTGTGCTGCTCTCGTTGGCCCTGCTCGGGCACCTCCGGGGGGTGTGGGGACGCGTTTTGACCCCTCTCCGGCGACCCGGTAGCCTCGGTCCTCGTGTCTGGGACGACCAGGCCGTCCAGCGTGCCGTGAACTCAGCCGACACGCCCGACCGCGGGGGCGAATCCGCGAGGGGACGGTCCGGTGGCGCCGGGCGACGCACCATCACGCATCACCGTCGTGCCCGGCAGAGTGTCGGGCACTGA
- a CDS encoding MarR family transcriptional regulator: MPPTIQRVARTDAGLAAELRVSVMRLRRRLANEREPGNDLGIGVMAVLGCLLRNGELSVGELAAFERVQPPSMTRAVRKLEEKGYVARRSHESDGRLVLVSLTEEGRALVLADRRRRDEWLASRLRALTPEERATLRAAAPILDRLAAED; this comes from the coding sequence ATGCCACCCACCATCCAACGCGTCGCGCGCACGGACGCGGGTCTCGCCGCCGAGCTCCGCGTCTCGGTGATGCGCCTGCGCCGCCGGCTCGCCAACGAGCGGGAGCCGGGCAACGACCTCGGCATCGGGGTCATGGCCGTGCTCGGCTGCCTGCTCCGCAACGGCGAGCTGAGCGTCGGCGAGCTGGCCGCCTTCGAGCGGGTGCAGCCGCCCTCGATGACCCGCGCGGTCCGCAAGCTCGAGGAGAAGGGCTACGTCGCCCGGCGCTCGCACGAGTCCGACGGCCGGCTCGTGCTCGTCTCGCTCACCGAGGAGGGGCGGGCGCTCGTGCTCGCCGACCGTCGGCGTCGCGACGAGTGGCTCGCGAGCCGGCTCCGCGCCCTCACCCCGGAGGAGCGCGCCACCCTGCGCGCCGCCGCCCCGATCCTCGACCGCCTGGCCGCCGAGGACTGA
- a CDS encoding DUF2530 domain-containing protein, which produces MELRDDQPAQHAIGRRTYIVADVEPLDVDGVWTVQIGCALWGLAFVALLPFYSRLAESDDVWVLWTCLTGLGLGLLGLEYCRRRRRTRVDAGGATDGVDPAEAGTAPTGD; this is translated from the coding sequence GTGGAACTGCGTGACGACCAGCCGGCCCAGCACGCGATCGGGCGGCGCACCTACATCGTGGCCGACGTCGAGCCTCTCGACGTCGACGGCGTGTGGACCGTGCAGATCGGCTGCGCGCTGTGGGGCCTGGCCTTCGTGGCCCTGCTCCCCTTCTACTCCCGGCTCGCCGAGTCGGACGACGTCTGGGTGCTGTGGACGTGCCTCACCGGGCTGGGCCTCGGGCTGCTCGGCCTCGAGTACTGCCGGCGCCGGCGCCGCACGCGGGTGGACGCCGGCGGCGCGACCGACGGCGTGGACCCCGCCGAGGCCGGGACCGCGCCGACCGGCGACTGA
- a CDS encoding DUF3027 domain-containing protein, whose translation MSTTAPSQAQEHEPSHDASHEPARSRSVDGALARAVDVARAALLEQVPASDVGDHLGAVAEGDRVVTHSFGCSRAGYRGWRWSVTIARASRQRTATVDEVVLLPGDEAIVAPAWVPWHERVRPGDLTPGVLLPVDEDDPRLVPTYAFGDDVDETLDATLDEDDRGQVRRVAKELGLGRVRTLSVEGRDLAAERWYEGDGGPEAPIAKAAPDACTSCGFLVRLAGPLSTMFGVCANGNANDDGRVVSLDHGCGAHSEVRIARKNLPAPLPDPVVDELTLDDLERF comes from the coding sequence GTGAGCACGACCGCACCCTCGCAGGCCCAGGAGCACGAGCCGTCCCACGACGCGTCGCACGAGCCCGCCCGTTCCCGGTCGGTGGACGGCGCGCTGGCGCGGGCCGTCGACGTCGCTCGCGCCGCGCTGCTCGAGCAGGTCCCGGCCTCGGACGTGGGGGACCACCTCGGCGCCGTCGCCGAGGGCGACCGCGTCGTCACCCACTCCTTCGGCTGCAGCCGGGCGGGCTACCGGGGCTGGCGCTGGTCCGTCACCATCGCCCGCGCCTCCCGCCAGCGCACCGCCACCGTGGACGAGGTCGTCCTCCTCCCGGGCGACGAGGCGATCGTGGCGCCGGCCTGGGTGCCGTGGCACGAGCGGGTCCGCCCGGGCGACCTCACCCCGGGCGTCCTCCTGCCGGTGGACGAGGACGACCCGCGTCTCGTTCCCACCTACGCCTTCGGCGACGACGTCGACGAGACGCTCGACGCCACCCTCGACGAGGACGACCGCGGCCAGGTGCGCCGCGTGGCGAAGGAGCTCGGCCTCGGCCGCGTGCGCACCCTGTCGGTGGAGGGGCGCGACCTCGCCGCCGAGCGCTGGTACGAGGGCGACGGCGGCCCGGAGGCCCCCATCGCGAAGGCCGCCCCCGACGCGTGCACGTCGTGCGGCTTCCTGGTCCGCCTGGCCGGTCCGCTGTCCACGATGTTCGGCGTCTGCGCCAACGGGAACGCCAACGACGACGGTCGTGTGGTCTCGCTCGACCACGGCTGCGGCGCCCACTCCGAGGTGCGGATCGCGCGGAAGAACCTCCCGGCCCCGCTGCCGGACCCGGTGGTCGACGAGCTGACGCTCGACGACCTCGAGCGCTTCTGA
- a CDS encoding MFS transporter, with protein sequence MSTPYGDPPPPGPEHGSPPGHEPGPRPDPRPDPRPDPPPGPGPLPPPPAAAGPGEATRPAEIAARTAKATGHGVAVVARATGRFGRFTFLQARRASHAEGAGDSGLSRLIELHAVNAAGDAAVAISLAGTLFFQVPTGEARGQVALFLGLTMLPFAIVAPLIGPFLDRFSHGRRWAIGGTMAIRAFLCWVLAGAVATESTWLFAAALGVLVSSKAYGVARNAAVPRLVPTGLTLVKSNGRVSLAGVVGAAVSAPFAGLASLAGAEWSLRYAFVVFIVATVLAILLPARVDSDAGETRLSLRTDDSAQSMAKDPGNRRRAALRMPASVAFALRANCGPRWLSGFLTMFMAFLLTTNPFEGWRTEVLFALVVGAAGLGNTLGIALASMLKKVNPAITVVLALVAAATMATTAALFYGVLTLSLLGLTAGLAQSLSKLSLDSTIQHDVHERVRTSALARSDTMLQFAWVIGGFVGIAVPLDPGNLGLWIAAAVLVAWAVFVLGTRARDASSRRRERVGPSAAAPAPTPPPAPGPGPTPDPRPAPTAPYETDVPTQPYDAR encoded by the coding sequence ATGAGCACGCCGTACGGCGACCCGCCCCCGCCCGGTCCCGAGCACGGCTCCCCGCCCGGTCACGAGCCCGGCCCCCGGCCCGACCCCCGGCCCGACCCCCGGCCCGACCCCCCGCCGGGTCCGGGACCGCTCCCGCCGCCCCCCGCGGCCGCGGGACCGGGCGAGGCGACGCGGCCGGCGGAGATCGCCGCCCGCACCGCCAAGGCGACCGGTCACGGCGTGGCGGTCGTGGCCCGGGCCACCGGCCGGTTCGGCCGCTTCACGTTCCTCCAGGCGCGCCGCGCGTCGCACGCCGAGGGCGCGGGCGACAGCGGGCTCTCCCGGCTCATCGAGCTGCACGCCGTCAACGCCGCCGGCGACGCCGCGGTCGCCATCTCCCTCGCGGGCACGCTGTTCTTCCAGGTGCCCACCGGCGAGGCCCGCGGCCAGGTGGCCCTGTTCCTCGGGCTCACCATGCTGCCCTTCGCGATCGTCGCCCCGCTGATCGGACCGTTCCTCGACCGGTTCAGCCACGGTCGGCGCTGGGCGATCGGCGGCACGATGGCGATCCGGGCCTTCCTCTGCTGGGTGCTGGCCGGGGCCGTGGCGACCGAGTCGACGTGGCTCTTCGCCGCGGCACTGGGTGTGCTCGTGTCGTCGAAGGCCTACGGCGTGGCCCGCAACGCCGCGGTCCCCCGGCTCGTGCCGACCGGCCTGACGCTCGTGAAGTCGAACGGTCGGGTGTCGCTGGCGGGCGTCGTGGGCGCCGCCGTGTCGGCCCCCTTCGCGGGCCTCGCCTCGCTAGCCGGGGCCGAGTGGTCGCTGCGCTACGCCTTCGTCGTGTTCATCGTCGCCACGGTGCTGGCCATCCTGCTGCCCGCGCGGGTGGACTCCGACGCGGGCGAGACCCGGCTTTCGCTGCGCACCGACGACTCGGCGCAGAGCATGGCCAAGGACCCCGGCAACCGGCGTCGCGCGGCGCTGCGGATGCCGGCCTCGGTCGCGTTCGCGCTCCGTGCGAACTGTGGACCCCGCTGGTTGTCCGGCTTCCTCACCATGTTCATGGCGTTCCTGCTGACCACCAACCCCTTCGAGGGGTGGCGCACCGAGGTGCTCTTCGCGCTCGTCGTCGGCGCCGCCGGTCTCGGCAACACCCTCGGGATCGCCCTCGCGTCGATGCTCAAGAAGGTGAACCCGGCCATCACCGTGGTGCTCGCGCTCGTCGCGGCGGCCACGATGGCGACGACGGCGGCGCTCTTCTACGGCGTGCTGACGCTCTCGCTGCTCGGCCTCACCGCGGGGCTCGCGCAGTCGCTGTCGAAGCTGTCGCTGGACTCCACCATCCAGCACGACGTGCACGAGCGGGTGCGCACGAGCGCGCTCGCCCGGTCCGACACGATGCTCCAGTTCGCGTGGGTGATCGGCGGCTTCGTGGGCATCGCCGTGCCCCTCGACCCCGGCAACCTCGGGCTCTGGATCGCCGCGGCCGTGCTCGTCGCCTGGGCGGTCTTCGTGCTCGGCACGCGCGCCCGCGACGCGTCGAGCCGCCGCCGGGAGCGGGTCGGTCCGTCGGCCGCTGCACCCGCTCCGACGCCTCCGCCGGCCCCGGGTCCGGGTCCGACTCCGGATCCGCGGCCGGCGCCGACCGCGCCGTACGAGACCGACGTGCCGACGCAGCCGTACGACGCGCGCTGA
- a CDS encoding cold-shock protein has translation MPTGKVKWYDAAKGFGFLSTDAGQDVHVRAEALPAGVTTLKAGTRVEFGIAQGRRGDQALQVRLLDAPASVSRNVARAARKKPDEMTTIVEDLITLLDRVGETYRHGRHPDARTAAPTAKLLRALADELDRSA, from the coding sequence GTGCCGACCGGCAAGGTGAAGTGGTACGACGCGGCGAAGGGCTTCGGGTTCCTGTCGACCGACGCCGGGCAGGACGTCCACGTCCGGGCCGAGGCGCTGCCGGCCGGTGTCACCACCCTCAAGGCCGGCACCCGCGTGGAGTTCGGCATCGCGCAGGGTCGCCGTGGCGACCAGGCGCTGCAGGTCCGGCTGCTCGACGCCCCGGCCTCGGTGTCCCGCAACGTCGCCCGTGCCGCCCGCAAGAAGCCCGACGAGATGACGACGATCGTCGAGGACCTCATCACGCTGCTCGACCGGGTCGGCGAGACCTACCGCCACGGCCGCCACCCCGACGCGCGCACCGCCGCGCCGACGGCGAAGCTGCTGCGCGCGCTCGCTGACGAGCTCGACCGCAGCGCCTGA
- a CDS encoding HAD family hydrolase: MAAPLVVGFDLDMTLIDTVPGFAATLEALGAELGVELPIAELTERLGPPLDAILGPYLPADRLAEAGDRFRALYPDLAVTSVPVLPGAHEALAAVRRHGGRNLLVTGKYAPNAQRHVDHLGLDVDHLEGWVWGVLKGRALREHGAQVYVGDHVHDVEGAHAAGVTSVSVLTGGCDEAELRAAGTDVVLPDLRAFPAWLDEHVLGLTG, from the coding sequence GTGGCTGCCCCTCTCGTCGTCGGTTTCGACCTCGACATGACCCTCATCGACACCGTGCCCGGCTTCGCCGCGACCCTGGAGGCCCTCGGGGCCGAGCTGGGCGTCGAGCTCCCGATCGCCGAGCTCACCGAGCGGCTCGGGCCGCCCCTCGACGCGATCCTCGGCCCCTACCTGCCCGCCGACCGGCTCGCCGAGGCCGGCGACCGCTTCCGCGCGCTCTACCCCGACCTGGCGGTCACGAGCGTCCCCGTGCTGCCCGGCGCGCACGAGGCGCTCGCCGCCGTGCGCCGCCACGGCGGCCGGAACCTCCTCGTCACCGGCAAGTACGCCCCCAACGCCCAGCGCCACGTCGACCACCTCGGTCTCGACGTCGACCACCTCGAGGGCTGGGTCTGGGGCGTGCTCAAGGGCCGGGCGCTGCGCGAGCACGGGGCGCAGGTGTACGTCGGCGACCACGTCCACGACGTCGAGGGCGCCCACGCGGCGGGCGTCACCAGCGTCTCCGTGCTGACCGGCGGGTGCGACGAGGCCGAGCTGCGGGCCGCCGGCACCGACGTGGTCCTGCCCGACCTCCGGGCGTTCCCCGCCTGGCTGGACGAGCACGTCCTCGGCCTCACCGGATAG